One Heptranchias perlo isolate sHepPer1 unplaced genomic scaffold, sHepPer1.hap1 HAP1_SCAFFOLD_56, whole genome shotgun sequence DNA segment encodes these proteins:
- the LOC137315766 gene encoding zinc finger protein 239-like — MDGFVHKDEESKYDALLDRESLSVNHRDTHTRVRVFQCTDCGKSFNQLHSLKKHRTIHSGEKPSTCSHCGKRFRQSSTLIAHQRAHTGERPFTCSVCGKGFIQSQHLLTHQLVHTDKRPFKCSDCGKSFKSKWELLTHHRRTHTEERPFTCSVCGKGFTRSSHLLTHQRVHTGERPFPCSVCGKGFTRSSNLLRHQRVHL, encoded by the exons atggatggatttgtgcACAAGGATGAGGAATCTAAATATgacgcattgctggaccgggagtcactgtcgGTCA atcaccgagacacacacacccgagtgagagtgttccagtgcactgactgtggaaagagctttaaccagttacacagcctgaaaaaacatcgcaccattcacagcggggaaaaaccgtccac TTGCTCTCACTGCGGGAAGAGGTTCAGGCAGTCATCCACTCTCATTGCCCACCAGCgtgctcacactggggagagaccgttcacctgctctgtgtgtggaaagggattcattcagtcacagcacctactgacacaccaacttgttcacactgataagagaccgtttaaatgttctgactgtgggaagagctttaagaGCAAAtgggaactgctgacacatcatcgacgcactcacactgaggagaggccgttcacctgctccgtgtgtgggaagggattcactcgttcatcccaccttctgacacaccagcgagttcacactggggagaggccgttcccctgctccgtgtgtgggaagggattcactcgttcatccaacctgctgagacaccagcgagttcacctgtga